In Blastocatellia bacterium, the genomic stretch CGTGCAACGTCTGGAACAGCCGATCAAACAATCGTGGAGCGTTGGAGACGCGCCGAGATGTGCGCGTTTGTGATCAGTGATTGAACACCATGAACGAGTCGGTGAGGGGACGGGTGGCGCCTCTCCAAGGCGCCCTGCGAATTGGGGGATGATGTCCCACCCAGACATTTCACGTCTGGCTACCCGTTGGTGCGCGGCTGCCACCCTCGAAGCACGAAATTCACTCACCATAACGTGACTAAATGCCGAGTGAAGGTCGTACATTCCCGCTCAGTCAGTTCGGCCTCCTCCATGCTTTTTGGTTCCATCAACGTGGGCCTTTTTCCTTGCATTTGGTATGAGTCTGACGGGCGCGCTTGCTGCACGGAGCGCAGGGTTGACTCCGTTGGTGAAAGTTAGTATTTTGTTTTCGCTATGAAAAAAACAAAATCCTATGTTAAAAGCGGTCAGTCATCAGCCAAGAGCTCCTCTGGGCGGCCGGCGCGCGCGCCCTGGAGCGAGTCTGAGATCAATCAACTTCGCAAGCTCTATCCGACGTCATCCAATCAGGATATCGCGCGCAAGCTTGGCCGTAGCCTCAGCAGTGTGATCTCGCAAGCCTTCAAGATGGGACTCAAGAAAGACCCGCAACGACTCGTGGCGATGGGAAAGGAAAACATCGCGCATCGTTGGGGACCCAAAAGCAAGGCGAAACGCAAGAAATAATCGAGAGGCCAAGACTACTGTCAGCGAAGCATGCCCAATCACTCGATGATTCGCTTCTGATCACCTCTGGCATTCATCCAATCCTCATGAATTCATCGGCCACCCATCTTCGCGCAGGCCTTCTTCTCAGCGGTGGATTTTCACCTCCGTCCAATAGCGATCATACAGCAGCATCGTTTCTCCCACATCGGCCAGATATTCGCAATTCTTCAACGCTTCAGCAGGAGGAAACAGTGCCGGGTTGTTGCGTAGCTCGGCACGCACCATCGGTAACGCCGCGCGATTAGGAATGGGGTAGACGATGAAGTTCATATTCTCGGCGGCGACCGCCGGTTCCATCAGATAGTTGATGAACTCATGAGCTAGGTCAGGGCGCTGAGCGACGCGGGGAATACAGAGATTGTCAATAGCGATGGTGCATCCTTCACGCGGAATGACGAACGCGATAGCCGGATGCTCCAGCATAATCTTGGCGATCTGTCCGCTATACCCGTGCGAGAGCCAGGCATCGCCGCTGAGCAACACTTGATCGAATGCGGCGCTATCATAAGCGCGCACCAATGGCTTTTGCTCAACCAATCGGTCGCGCGCCTGACGTAGTTCGTTCGCATTGGTGCTGTTCAGTGAATAGCCAGACAGCTTCAGAGCGACGGCAAAGGCTTCACGTACATCATCAAGCATCACGATGCGGTCGCGATAGGCCGGATTCCACAACGCACTCCAACTGTCAATTGGCTCGGTGACTTTATCTTTCCGGTAGCCGATGCCGGCGGTGGTCCACGCATACGGCAATGAATAACGGTTTTGTGGATCAAATGGACGATTCAGCATCGCTGGGTCTAGATGCACGCGATTAAGCAAAGAGGCATGGTCCAGTGGCAGTAAAAGATTTTGCTTAATCAGAATCCTCACCATGTAATCGCTGGGGACGATGATGTCGTAACGAGCTACGCCGGCCTGCAATTTGGCCAGCATGGCCTCGTTGGAGTCATACGTCTCCATATTGACCTTGACGCGATAGCGTTGCTCGAAATTGCGGACGACGCTGGGCGCAATATAGTTCGACCAGATCAACAGGTTCAATTCGGCCTGAGTCACCGTCGGGTTGCTTCCACCGGCCGCAAACGCGCCAATCCCGATGAGCACCGTCGCCACCAGCGTCCCATTGACTTTCGTGAAGCGGCCGGCGCGTAGTTGGAATGAGACGGCGGCCAACACCACCGTCGTCAATAACAAGATGGTCGAGATGGCATTGATTTCCGGCGTAATGCCGGTCTTGATCATCGAGTAGACCTGCAACGGCAGCGTCGCGGCGCCGGCGCCCGCGACAAACGACGTGATCACGTAGTCATCAAGCGAAATCGTAAACACAAGCAGCGCGGCAGCCGCAATGGCCGGCGCCAGCAGTGGAAGCGTGACGCGAACGAATGCTTGTACTTCGTTTGCTCCGAGGTCCATGGCAGCCTCTGCCAAGCGCGGAGGCAGCATCGTCAGGCGCGCTCGCACGACAAAGAACACATAGGACACGCTGAATGCGACATGGGCGATGACCACTGTCCATAACCCCAATCGAAATCCGATCAGCCCGAAGAACGCAACCATGGCAAAGCCCACGACGATCTCCGGCACAATGATAGGCAGGTAAAACATGGCCTCATACGCCCGGCGCAACCGCAGCCGCCGACGATAAAAGGCCAGCGCAGCCGCGGTCCCCACGAGCGTTGCCAGCACGGCAGTAAGCACGGCCACAAGCAGGCTTAGACGCAGCGATTGGATGATTGTTTGATTGTTCAAGGCAGCGGTATACCAATCCCAGGTGAAGCCGCGCCAGACAGCGCCAATGCGCCCGCGATTGAATGAAAACACTACCAGCACAGCGATTGGCGCATACAGAATCAGATAGACGATAATGAGCCAGAGTCTGGTCATTGCGCTGACTCCTTGCTGCGCGGGCCAGACCTGAACGCTACGATCAGCAAGACGAGAATGACAATCGTCAATAACACAGACAACGCTGACCCCAGCGGCTGGTTGCGCTGCACAAACTGATTTTGAATCACATTGCCGACCATCGCCGACTTGGCGCCGCCGAGTAAATCAGGCGTGATGAACGCACCGAGCGATGGAATAAAGACGAGAACGATAGCCGTGATGATACCGACCTTGGTCAACGGCACGACGACACGAAAAAATGCGCTCCACCGATTGGCTCCCAGGTCCATCGCGGCTTCAACTAATCTGATGTCCAGCCGCTCCAGAGAGACATACAACGGCAGAATCATGAACGGGATTTCACCGTACACCTGGCCGACGAGCACGGCGAAATCAGAATAGAGCAACCACGTCAGCGGCCGATCAATCAGATTGGCTTGCATGAGCAGCGAGTTGATGAACCCTTCCGCTCGTAGCAGAAACACCCAGGCGTACGTCCGCAACAAGAATCCTGTCCAAAACGGCACGACGCACAACAATAGCAGCAGATTCTTCCACTTCTTACTCGACTGCACGGCGATGTAGTAGGCCACCGGGTAACAGATGACCAGACATATCAGCGTCGTGGCCGTCGCAATGATCAGCGAACGCCAGTAGATACTGAAGTAGAGTGGATCGAGTAACTGGATATAGTTGCCCACATGGAAATTCCACTGCACGCCGCCATAAAAGCTGCGCTGGGCAAAGCTATAGAGGAGGATGATACCTAGTGGCGCAAGGAAGAACAGGCCCAACCAACCGACGGCTGGACCAAGCAACAGAACTGTAGACCACACTCGCTTGGTGCGGCTCGTAGGCAATCACCTCCCCTTCGCCACGCGGCCCTCAAGCCACGAAGACGCCAAGATCGCCATGCAAAAACCAATTGTTCTGCGAGCCGGTGCCACGGGCGTGCGCTTCATGTTCACGACGGCTACTTCGCACTTGATACATCGGAGTGCCCTTGCGGCGAGCAACGGGATGATCGGCGATCAATCAGAAAGAAGGATCACGCTCTCTGGCATCCACGCAAGAAACACCGACTGACCGTGATGAAATCGCTCGGATCGCCATCCCGAATGATTCTGCTCCGACACTGTGACCAGCAGGCGGCCAACACGCACCTGCCAATGCGTGAGGTCGCCCAAATAGGATTTATTTTCGACAACGCCCCGTAACCAGATGCTGCCATCCGCTCGGAGCGGCTCCGCCGACAGTTCGATTTTTTCCGGCCTGACGGCAAACCGCACGCGTGGACCAATCAATGACTCTCCGTTCAGAGCGATTTCCATTGGTTGCCCCTCGATGTTGAGGAGAACGCGTTGGCCGTTTCGCGCGACGATCTCAGCCTCGAAGATATTACAGACGCCGATGAAGTTCGCCACAAACGTCGTCTGGGGACGCTCATACACGGCGCGCGGCGTTCCAATTTGCTGAACGCGCCCATCGGCCATGACAGCGATACGGTCTGAGAGGCTGATGGCTTCCTCTTGATCATGGGTCACCAGCAGAAAACTCATATTGAGCTGTCGCTGAAGCTGCTTCAATTCCTGCTGCATCTGTTTGCGCAACTTGAAATCGAGCGCGGCCAGCGGCTCGTCTAGTAGGAGCGCCTGCGGCTCTAATACAATGGCACGGGCCAAGGCCACGCGCTGTTGTTGACCACCGGATAGTTCATCAGGCATGCGCTGTTGGTAACCGGCCAATTGGACCAATTCCAGCGCTTGAGCCACCTTTCGCTCGATGTCCGGTTTGGGCAGTCTCTTTTGCTCCAAGCCAAAGGCAACGTTTTTGAATACGTTCAGGTGAGGAAACAAGGCGTAGTGCTGAAACACCGTATGAACCGGCCGGCGATAAGGCGGCTCGTTGGTGACGTCGCGCGGGCCAAGATAGATACGGCCGGTATCAGGTAGATCAAAGCCGGCAATCAGTCGGATCAACGTCGTTTTACCTGACCCCGATGGACCAAGCAAGGTGAAGAATTCGCCTCGCTCGATCTGCAAGGAGACTGCGTCAACGGCAGTGACGGGGCCATATCGTTTGGTAACACAATCAACCCGAATCGCGTTCCCGTTTTCCATCGTCGTTGGTTGGCCTGAATCATAGGAAAATTTGTGTTCCAACGCAAGCGTTGCCGATTGCGAGCGGGTTGGGCTAAAATAGCTGCCTTTCAGTAGCCTTGATGGGCTCTCAGTATGACAAGCAGTAAGCTCAGCAGTCGGCTGAGAGATCGAATAGCAAATAGCCAACGATCCATACACATGACGGAAGGGTTCGCCGGTTTCGGCTGCGGCCACTTCCAGCCGAGTTCGTTGGTTGGATGGAACGCTTGAGCGTTAAGGAGTAAAGACCGTGATTCAAGTTGAGAACCTGACCAAAGACTACAGCGGCGTTCGCGCGGTGGACAACATCACGTTCGACGTGAAGAAAGGTGAAATCCTTGGGTTCCTCGGACCGAACGGCGCCGGCAAAACGACGACGATGCGCATTCTGACCTGTTTCATGCCGGCCACCAGCGGAGTGGCCAAGGTCGCCGGCTTCGATGTGTTCGAGCAATCGCTGGAGGTGCGTCGGCGCATCGGATACTTGCCCGAAAATCCGCCGCTTTATCCCGAAATGACCGTGCAGGGCTATTTGGAGTTCGTCGCCCGCATCAAAAACGTGCCGGCGGAGAAGCGACGTCAAGCGGTCGAACGAGCCATGGAGATGTGCAACATCGTTGACCAACGTCATCAGCTCATCCGCAAGCTGTCGCGCGGCTACAAGCAGCGGGTCGGGTTGGCCCAAGCGCTGGTGCATACGCCGGAAGTCATCGTGCTGGACGAGCCAACCGTGGGACTCGATCCCAAACAAATCATCGAAGTGCGCCACCTGATCAAAGGGCTCGCCGGCGAGCATACGATCATTCTCTCCACGCACATCTTGCCGGAAGTCAGCATGACATGCGACCGCGTCGTCATCATCAACAAGGGCAAGATCGTCGCTGAAGACACGCCGGAGAATCTGACGATCCAACTGAAAGGCGGCGAAGTCGTCCAGTTAGAAGTCCAAGCCGATGCCGACCAATTGCAACAAGCTATCAGCCCGTTGGAGGGCGTGCGACACATCGAGGTTCACAAAATGGATAGCACCGGTCGGCTCTCGGTCAAAGTCGAGAGCGAACCGGGCCGAGACCTGCGCAGCCGGCTGGCGGCCCTCATTGTGCAACGCGGTTTTGAATTGTATGAACTACGCGCCGTCAATCTCAGTCTGGAAGAGATCTTCCTGCAACTGACCACTCAGGAAACCGGCTCTGAGCCTTCCACGCAAGCCAAGGAGGTTGCTGCATGAAAAACATCATTGCCGTGTTTCGCAAAGAACTCAGCTTGTATTTTGTCTCACCGATCGCTTACGTGGCGATTGGCGTGTTTTTGGCCATCATGGGCTATGCGTTCCACATCATTTTGACAGGTGTCATTCGCGAATCATTCGAACACTCGATGCGAGCTGCGCAGATGGGCGGCGGTTTCAGCTCATTCGATGTGCCGGCCATCGTCATGCAAAGTTTCTTTGGCTTCATGGGGACGATCCTGCTGTTTGTTATTCCCTTCCTCACGATGGGCATCTATGCCGAAGAGCGGAAACGCGGCACCATGGAGCTGTTGATGACCTCGCCACTGAAGGATTCGCACATTGTCTTGGGCAAGTTTCTGGCGACGTTAACGCTTTTTCTGATCATGCTGGCCGTGACGTTCCTCTACTACATGGCCATGTACATCTTCAGCGATCCGCGCCCGCCGCTGGCGCCCACGTTGGCTGGCTACCTCGGCATCCTGCTGTTTGGCGCCGCGCTGATTGCCATCGGTCACTTTCTCTCTTCGTTGACCGAGAATCAGATCATTGCGGCGGTGCTCACGTTTGCCACGTCCATCATGTTGTTCCTGTTGGCAGCGGGCGTTCAGGACTCGACCACCGCGTTCGGTGAAATCCTGAAATACCTGTCGCTGCTCAATCATCTGGGCGACTTCGGTAAGGGCGTGATTGATACCAAGAGCCTTGTGCTTTACGTCAGTTTCGTTGTGCTCGGCGTCTTCTTGACGTTGCGCTCGATTGACTCATTGCGATGGAGGAGGGCGTAACCGATGAACAAGAAAGAACTATTCAAAGCAATCGGTTATCTGGGCGCCGCGCTGCTCATTTCCGGCGCGTTTCGCTATTATGCGTTCGAGACCTGGCAAAAGTGGGAAAAAATCATGGTCGGCGCGGGCGGCGCATTGCTCCTGCTCAGCCTGATCGTCAACTTTGCAGAAATCAAAGCGGTGTGGAGCCGCCGCTCAACCAAGCTTGGCGCCAATACAGTGACGATGACGCTGGCCGTAATCGCGATTCTCGGACTGCTTAACTTTCTTGGCTACCGGCACAGCAAGCGGTTTGATCTATCCGAAGAAAAACTCTACAGCCTGTCCGACCAAACCAAGCAAATCCTGTCCAACCTCAAGCAGGACGTCAAAATCATGCACTTTGACAAACAAGATGATCCCGTGCTGCGTGAGCGCGTGCAAGAGTATAAGGCGCTGTCGCGGCGCATCAGCTACGAATTCGTTGACCCGCAGGAAAAACCCGACGTTGCACAGCAGCACAAGATCACCAGTTTCAACCAGACCATTGTCGTCGCAGGCGACCGCATTGAGCGAACCGAAGGCATCGAAGAGCAAGACATCACGAATGCGATTCTGAAAGCGACACGTAATCAGACTAAGATCGTATACTTCGTCGAGGGTCACCAAGAGAAATCGCTCACCGACAGCAGCGGCGAGGGCTACCGCGCCATCGAAAACGCGCTGAAAAACGAAAACTACGAGGTGAAGTCTGTCAATCTGGTAACCACCAATCAGGTCCCATCGGATGCCAGTGTACTGGTCGTAGCAGGCCCCAAACAGGGGTTGTTCCCACAAGAAGCCAGCATGATCGCTAAATACCTCGACGAAGGCGGCAAAGTCATGCTGTTAGTTGATCCCGACACCAAACCGCAACTGGATGAAATCTTCAAAAAATGGGGCGTTGAGGTGGGCGATGACACGATCATTGATGTGAGCGGCGTTGGGCGCCTGTTTGGAACAGGGCCAGCGGTGCCGATGGTAAGCCAATACGGCAGCCATCAAATTACCAGAAATTTCCAAGGCACGATGACATTTTTCCCACTGGCGCGTTCCGTTAAGCGAGCGGCCGATGCCCCTTCCGATGTGATGATCACCGAGCTGCTCAACACGTCGGCCCAAAGTTGGGCAGAGACAGACCTGACGCTTGGTGGTCAGGTGGAATTCACCGAGGGCAAAGACACGAAAGGGCCGATTTCGCTCGGCATTGTCGCCGACAAGAAAGTTGGCCAGAAGCAGGCGCGGCTGGTCGTCATTGGCGACTCGGACTTCGCAACCGACCGCTACGTCGGCATGCAGCGCAATGGCGACCTGTTTCTGAACTCGATCAACTGGCTGGCCGGCGATGAAGACTTGATTTCCGTGCGACCAAAGGAAGCCAAGGATCGGCGCGTCACACTCACACAAACACAACAGAACCTGCTTGCCTTTTTCAACTACATCTTTCTTCCACTGCTGGTCCTCGGCGCTGGCGTCTCCGTTTGGTGGAGACGACGATGAAACCGAAGTGTACTGATAGAACGCAGATCATGGGCCTATGAAGAAGAGTACGTTGATTCTGTTACTGGTGGCTGTGGGTTTGGGCGTATTCGTTTATTTCTACGAATACAAAGGCGGCGAGAAACGCCAACAGGCGGAAGCCGAACGAAAAAAGATTTTTCAGTTCAAAGATGAAGATATTAGCCGCCTCTCTATAAACCGCGCCGGCGAAACGCTCACATTTGAACGACGCGATAACGATTGGGTCATGACACAACCGATCAGCGCCAAGGCAGATTACTCAAATGTCTCGTCACTCATCACCAATCTGACAACGAGCCAAATAGACCGCAAGCTGGCCGCGTCGGCAGACAAACTGGCCGGATATGGACTTGAGCAACCTGCTGTCACGCTGACCATCACTCTGAAAAGCGGCGAGCAACGCCAGATTAAATTCGGCAACAAGGATTTCGCTGGCACCAGCGTCTATGCGCTGATTGACGGCGGGCAAGAAGTGGCCATGGTTCCGGCCTACCTGTTGGACAGCGTTGACAAGTCAGCGTTCGAGTGGCGCGATAAATCGCTGCTGGACGTCACATTTGAACAGGTCACCGCGCTTGAACTGACAACCCCAGCCGGCCATTTTCAATTAAGTAAACAGGGTGATCAATGGCAACTGCAACAACCTCGGTCGTTGCCGGCCGATTCTGCTGAAGTCAGCTCAATTGTCAGTCAATTAACCTCTGCCCGCATGACTGAAGTCGTCGCTGAGCAAGCCGATGACCTGAAGCCTTACGGACTGGACAAACCGCTCATCTCTGCCAAACTGCGTACACAGAAAGGCGATGAGCAAATACTCATGCTCGGCAAGAAGGAGGGTGAACATTACTTCGGGAAAATCAACACCAAAAGCCCCGTGTTCAAACTGGCTTCGGATGTCTACACGACGCTCGACGTAACACTGTTCAAACTGCGCAACAAAAAACCGGCTATTTTCAGTCAAGACGAGATCACCCGCATTCAACTGAAAAACGAGCATCAGACGATCGTCTGTGAAAAATCGGGCGACAAGTGGCTTATGAAACAGCCGACCGAGCAAAAAGACAAAGAAGTACGCGCCTATGAAATCTTCACGCCGTTGACCATCAACGACGCGAAAGAGATTTTCGACGTGCCGCCGAAAGAAGCGACAGCGGCGCTGACCAACCCGCTCGTCGAAGTTCACCTGACCAAAAGAGACGGCCAGACCATTACTATCAGCCTCTCCAAGAAAGTGGGTGAATTCGTTTACATCAAAAACAACTCAAGCCCAGCGGTGATGAAATTCGAGGCCAGCCTGCTCGATCAACTCAACGTCAAGGCTGACACTCTGGTGCTGTGAGCGGGATATTGCCTGCTCGGAAACGCGCGACGCCCTTGTAGCCCACCACCGGCAACCGATTTGGTTGAAGAGAT encodes the following:
- a CDS encoding ABC transporter permease, producing MWSTVLLLGPAVGWLGLFFLAPLGIILLYSFAQRSFYGGVQWNFHVGNYIQLLDPLYFSIYWRSLIIATATTLICLVICYPVAYYIAVQSSKKWKNLLLLLCVVPFWTGFLLRTYAWVFLLRAEGFINSLLMQANLIDRPLTWLLYSDFAVLVGQVYGEIPFMILPLYVSLERLDIRLVEAAMDLGANRWSAFFRVVVPLTKVGIITAIVLVFIPSLGAFITPDLLGGAKSAMVGNVIQNQFVQRNQPLGSALSVLLTIVILVLLIVAFRSGPRSKESAQ
- a CDS encoding ABC transporter permease; translation: MKNIIAVFRKELSLYFVSPIAYVAIGVFLAIMGYAFHIILTGVIRESFEHSMRAAQMGGGFSSFDVPAIVMQSFFGFMGTILLFVIPFLTMGIYAEERKRGTMELLMTSPLKDSHIVLGKFLATLTLFLIMLAVTFLYYMAMYIFSDPRPPLAPTLAGYLGILLFGAALIAIGHFLSSLTENQIIAAVLTFATSIMLFLLAAGVQDSTTAFGEILKYLSLLNHLGDFGKGVIDTKSLVLYVSFVVLGVFLTLRSIDSLRWRRA
- a CDS encoding GldG family protein, encoding MNKKELFKAIGYLGAALLISGAFRYYAFETWQKWEKIMVGAGGALLLLSLIVNFAEIKAVWSRRSTKLGANTVTMTLAVIAILGLLNFLGYRHSKRFDLSEEKLYSLSDQTKQILSNLKQDVKIMHFDKQDDPVLRERVQEYKALSRRISYEFVDPQEKPDVAQQHKITSFNQTIVVAGDRIERTEGIEEQDITNAILKATRNQTKIVYFVEGHQEKSLTDSSGEGYRAIENALKNENYEVKSVNLVTTNQVPSDASVLVVAGPKQGLFPQEASMIAKYLDEGGKVMLLVDPDTKPQLDEIFKKWGVEVGDDTIIDVSGVGRLFGTGPAVPMVSQYGSHQITRNFQGTMTFFPLARSVKRAADAPSDVMITELLNTSAQSWAETDLTLGGQVEFTEGKDTKGPISLGIVADKKVGQKQARLVVIGDSDFATDRYVGMQRNGDLFLNSINWLAGDEDLISVRPKEAKDRRVTLTQTQQNLLAFFNYIFLPLLVLGAGVSVWWRRR
- a CDS encoding DUF4340 domain-containing protein, translating into MKKSTLILLLVAVGLGVFVYFYEYKGGEKRQQAEAERKKIFQFKDEDISRLSINRAGETLTFERRDNDWVMTQPISAKADYSNVSSLITNLTTSQIDRKLAASADKLAGYGLEQPAVTLTITLKSGEQRQIKFGNKDFAGTSVYALIDGGQEVAMVPAYLLDSVDKSAFEWRDKSLLDVTFEQVTALELTTPAGHFQLSKQGDQWQLQQPRSLPADSAEVSSIVSQLTSARMTEVVAEQADDLKPYGLDKPLISAKLRTQKGDEQILMLGKKEGEHYFGKINTKSPVFKLASDVYTTLDVTLFKLRNKKPAIFSQDEITRIQLKNEHQTIVCEKSGDKWLMKQPTEQKDKEVRAYEIFTPLTINDAKEIFDVPPKEATAALTNPLVEVHLTKRDGQTITISLSKKVGEFVYIKNNSSPAVMKFEASLLDQLNVKADTLVL
- a CDS encoding extracellular solute-binding protein, which translates into the protein MTRLWLIIVYLILYAPIAVLVVFSFNRGRIGAVWRGFTWDWYTAALNNQTIIQSLRLSLLVAVLTAVLATLVGTAAALAFYRRRLRLRRAYEAMFYLPIIVPEIVVGFAMVAFFGLIGFRLGLWTVVIAHVAFSVSYVFFVVRARLTMLPPRLAEAAMDLGANEVQAFVRVTLPLLAPAIAAAALLVFTISLDDYVITSFVAGAGAATLPLQVYSMIKTGITPEINAISTILLLTTVVLAAVSFQLRAGRFTKVNGTLVATVLIGIGAFAAGGSNPTVTQAELNLLIWSNYIAPSVVRNFEQRYRVKVNMETYDSNEAMLAKLQAGVARYDIIVPSDYMVRILIKQNLLLPLDHASLLNRVHLDPAMLNRPFDPQNRYSLPYAWTTAGIGYRKDKVTEPIDSWSALWNPAYRDRIVMLDDVREAFAVALKLSGYSLNSTNANELRQARDRLVEQKPLVRAYDSAAFDQVLLSGDAWLSHGYSGQIAKIMLEHPAIAFVIPREGCTIAIDNLCIPRVAQRPDLAHEFINYLMEPAVAAENMNFIVYPIPNRAALPMVRAELRNNPALFPPAEALKNCEYLADVGETMLLYDRYWTEVKIHR
- a CDS encoding ABC transporter ATP-binding protein; translated protein: MEHKFSYDSGQPTTMENGNAIRVDCVTKRYGPVTAVDAVSLQIERGEFFTLLGPSGSGKTTLIRLIAGFDLPDTGRIYLGPRDVTNEPPYRRPVHTVFQHYALFPHLNVFKNVAFGLEQKRLPKPDIERKVAQALELVQLAGYQQRMPDELSGGQQQRVALARAIVLEPQALLLDEPLAALDFKLRKQMQQELKQLQRQLNMSFLLVTHDQEEAISLSDRIAVMADGRVQQIGTPRAVYERPQTTFVANFIGVCNIFEAEIVARNGQRVLLNIEGQPMEIALNGESLIGPRVRFAVRPEKIELSAEPLRADGSIWLRGVVENKSYLGDLTHWQVRVGRLLVTVSEQNHSGWRSERFHHGQSVFLAWMPESVILLSD
- a CDS encoding ABC transporter ATP-binding protein, whose amino-acid sequence is MIQVENLTKDYSGVRAVDNITFDVKKGEILGFLGPNGAGKTTTMRILTCFMPATSGVAKVAGFDVFEQSLEVRRRIGYLPENPPLYPEMTVQGYLEFVARIKNVPAEKRRQAVERAMEMCNIVDQRHQLIRKLSRGYKQRVGLAQALVHTPEVIVLDEPTVGLDPKQIIEVRHLIKGLAGEHTIILSTHILPEVSMTCDRVVIINKGKIVAEDTPENLTIQLKGGEVVQLEVQADADQLQQAISPLEGVRHIEVHKMDSTGRLSVKVESEPGRDLRSRLAALIVQRGFELYELRAVNLSLEEIFLQLTTQETGSEPSTQAKEVAA